The following is a genomic window from Meriones unguiculatus strain TT.TT164.6M chromosome 7, Bangor_MerUng_6.1, whole genome shotgun sequence.
CTTTGGACACCTGAACAAACAGACAGAGGCTAAAGGTAGATAACTATGTTTACTGTGATCACAGTAAAAAAAGCTTTCAACTCTGGTCCTTTAGGATGTCCTTGGCCCCTACACCAGGGTGTATGGAGGGGATGGCCATCTAGACATTCTCTGCAACCACCCTTAACACCCATAAGAAGCCAGACACTTACCAGTCATGTAACCTGGATCACTCAATAATCTGCCCATTGacatccatccatttgcttgccaCCAAACAGCCATCCTGACAGACAAAATGAAATCTGGTCCAGGTATCAGACACCATTCATTTTTCTTCCTACCAGGAATCCTTTCGAGCCTGAGGTACAAACCAACATGTGGTATCCTGGCAGGGCTGAAAGAACCTTCCCTTATTGATCCTTCTAATACCTGTTCTTGGAGATTCTAAGGCTTTGGCATGGAGCCAAATGTCTCTAGTGTTTCCTCTGAATTAACCTACCCACTCCAGGAAACATGTTCTAGATTCAGCCCAGGGCCTTGAGGTTTCTCAGACATGTCATCAAGAAGCTAGGTTAAGTTCTGTGCTAAGTAATGCTCCAAGGTTCCTGAGGTCTGCCTACAGGATGGAGGGAAGAGGCAAATGCAAATGCACTGGGTTCCCTGCCTTCTGATGAGCCTTTACTCAAAGAGAAAATTAGAGAAAACATTTTGATCAAACAGAGCTTGTCCACAACCCTCATTCTTTTTTAGCTTGCTCTGTGAACCTGACATGTCCCTTTACCTCTCTAGATCTTGGTtctttattagaaaaaaatggcTACTGCAACAGCACTTCCTCCAGTGATTACAGAGTACATAGGAGCTGGTGCTGCCATCTGAATGGCCTGAGCACCCCCCATGGGCAGTCACAGAGACAGCAAGGGCACAATGCAGGCAGGGTAGGAGAACTAGCTCATGGTCAGGGAGACACCTGGTCTTCCCAGTCTCAAAGGATCATTTCTTTTCAgcctggagaagagagaagatggCCCTCCTTGTAGCTCTGGGGCTCTTGCTAGCTGGGATGTGTCCTGATGTTCTCTGCTACCGATGTGGCACACGGCAAGGTGATGCTGCAGTCCATGAAGACCAAGAAAATGGGACACAAGTGGACAGTCTAACATTGGTCTCCAGGAACACCGACTTTGCCTTCAGCCTCTACAAAAAGCTGGTTTTGAAGAATCCAGATAAAAATGTCGTCTTCTCCCCATTCAGCATCTCTAGTACCTTGGCAGTCCTGTCCCTGGGAGCAAACAGTAACACCATGGAAGAGATTCTAGAAGGTCTCAAGTTCAATCTCACAGAGACCCCTGAGGCAGACATCCACCAGGGCTTTGCGCACCTCCTAGACATACTCAGCCAGCCATGGGACCAGGTGCAGATCAGCACAGGCAGCGCCATGTTTATTGAAAAGAGCCTGGAGATcctggcagagttcagggagaaggcaagggcTCTGTACCAGGCCGAGGCCTTCACCACCAACTTCCAGCAGCCTCAAGAGGCCAAAAAGCTCATCAATGACTATGTGAGGAAACAGACCCAGGGGAAGATCGAGGAACTGATCTCAGACCTGGATGAGGAGATATCCATGGTGCTGGTGAATTACATCTACTTTAAAGGTGAGAATGGTCACAGGTTggggagtggaaggagaggatgtTGGCTGGGTAACTTGTGTCCTTATGCTGAGCACTGGAAAGAAAGTGATCACAGTCTTGGAAACATGGGTGCCTAACTAACTTATTATTACTCATAGCTCTTAATTCTCCTCTGGGGTGTTTCTGGACAATGGCTGTGGCTCCTGGTACATACTCAACAGAAACCTGAGCTGTAAATCTAAGACTCAGGCTTTGGCTCAAACTTGCAGAATGAAATAGCTTGCATGTCCAGTCTATCTTTAGGGCATAAGCCATGGGTTACTCTATACAAAGACAGGGTCCCACAGGCTGCCTGCTGTAGGCTTTACTAATATGCTCCTGTAGGAGGCATCCATCCGTGCTGGAAAGCCTCTGTCTGAGGCAGGATCCTCCGGCAGGCTGGGGACTTCTTGTACTTAAGAAGCCTAGTAACATTAATCTTAAGGGAGAAAGCACTATGGCCAACAGCTAGTGAAGAGACCTGAAGGCAGTTTCTGTGCTGGACTTCTGAGCTCCTGGGTGTGGAGAAGCGGGGATTGAGGGGTAAAGCctttagagagaaagaaagctcaGTCAGGGAGTGTTCTGTGTTTAGTGTCTGGGGCTTCATggaattttgcttttcttttgtaaaattacTAGCCAGACAGCCTGAAAGGTCAGACTCCCTAAGATAAATTCCTAGGCCAGGAAATCTGATGAGTTTTGGGTGCAGGATAGTTGGAGCCTCAGCTGGAGATGTTCTGGGTAAGGGTATTGGGGGAAAATCCAGAGGTCCCACACCCACAATACCCTGCCTGATAAGGCCAGGAAGCAAGGTGACAGCCCAGAAATGAGTGTCTGACAGAAGTCATGATGTAACAAGACCTGGGGTAGATTTGGGCTGAATTAGAGATAGCTcagagcagaggaaggcagacctGAGgctacaagaagacaaaaatcaaGGTGGTAGTAGACAGAAAAAGAGGataggaggacagaggacaggggtACAGGATGTCCCCAGAGCTGCTGTGGGCTGGAGATGATGGAAGCAGAGTGGCAGCCTGAAGGATTACACTGTAGTGTATGACCCAACTCGCCCCAAGACCCAAGCTCCAAAGctgtttggctgtgtgtgtgtgtggggggggttgtttaGGTTGCTGGATCCTGAGCCTAAGAAACTGGTTCACTGCCAAGTCTCATAGTATGCCCTAATAATATGGACATAAACTAGGAATCTGCAATAAGTCTGAGAGAGATATTTGTGATGTGTAGAGATGGTCATAGCCCATAAGTGAGATGAGGATTCATTACCCGCATCCTGGCCCACAATCTACGGTTTCATG
Proteins encoded in this region:
- the Serpina3 gene encoding alpha-1-antichymotrypsin, with translation MALLVALGLLLAGMCPDVLCYRCGTRQGDAAVHEDQENGTQVDSLTLVSRNTDFAFSLYKKLVLKNPDKNVVFSPFSISSTLAVLSLGANSNTMEEILEGLKFNLTETPEADIHQGFAHLLDILSQPWDQVQISTGSAMFIEKSLEILAEFREKARALYQAEAFTTNFQQPQEAKKLINDYVRKQTQGKIEELISDLDEEISMVLVNYIYFKGKWKNPFDPHDTFKSEFHLDEKRSVKVPMMKAEDLTTPYFRDEELSCSVVELEYTGNASALFILPDEGKMQQVEASLRPETLRKWKNSLRPRMIDELYLPKFSISTDYSLENILPQLGIREVFSTQADLSRITGAKDLRVSQVVHKAVLDVAETGTEAAAATGVKIVPMSAKFPELTVDFNRPFLVFIIDGNTDIALFLAKVTNPKRG